The following are encoded together in the bacterium genome:
- the rpsQ gene encoding 30S ribosomal protein S17 — MKVTTKKKRQIGTVLRRKTRKTAVVQIARLIRHPLFEKRIIRTKKIYAHDEHETVQPGDTVLLQETRPISKLKRWRVVKVLRRSTVEGEI; from the coding sequence GTGAAAGTCACCACGAAGAAAAAAAGACAAATTGGAACCGTATTAAGAAGAAAAACGAGAAAAACAGCAGTAGTTCAGATAGCTCGATTAATCCGACATCCGCTGTTTGAAAAAAGAATTATCCGTACGAAAAAAATATATGCCCATGATGAACACGAAACGGTTCAACCCGGGGATACGGTCTTACTCCAGGAAACTAGACCTATTTCTAAATTGAAAAGATGGAGGGTGGTTAAAGTCTTACGTCGCAGTACCGTTGAAGGAGAAATATAG
- the rpmC gene encoding 50S ribosomal protein L29 yields the protein MKKIKDIRELSDVELEQAHRDTIEAIRKLQFQKATGQIENPRLLRNTRRILARIKTVIRERELKKR from the coding sequence ATTAAAAAGATAAAAGATATTCGAGAGCTTAGTGATGTCGAATTGGAACAAGCGCATCGTGATACCATAGAAGCGATTAGAAAGTTGCAATTTCAAAAGGCAACTGGCCAGATAGAAAATCCGCGGTTATTGCGGAATACGCGCCGCATCCTCGCGCGGATCAAAACTGTCATTAGAGAACGTGAGTTAAAAAAGCGATAG
- the rplP gene encoding 50S ribosomal protein L16 — MLLPKRVKYRKMQKGRMRGVAYRGSEINFGKYAMQALNCGWVYNFQLEAARVALSRHIKRGGKIWIRVFPDKPLTKKPAETRMGKGKGAPEFWVVTVKPGRILFELDGMEESVAREAIRLAGHKLPIKTRFISR, encoded by the coding sequence ATGTTATTACCTAAAAGAGTTAAATATCGTAAAATGCAAAAGGGTCGAATGCGTGGGGTCGCCTATCGTGGTTCAGAGATAAACTTCGGTAAATACGCGATGCAAGCATTAAACTGTGGCTGGGTTTATAACTTTCAGTTGGAAGCAGCGCGAGTTGCGCTATCCCGACATATAAAACGCGGCGGAAAAATCTGGATTCGAGTCTTTCCGGATAAACCATTAACTAAAAAGCCAGCAGAAACTCGAATGGGAAAAGGAAAAGGGGCACCTGAATTTTGGGTTGTGACAGTTAAACCAGGTCGAATTTTATTTGAACTGGACGGGATGGAGGAATCGGTAGCTCGGGAAGCAATTCGATTAGCGGGTCATAAGCTTCCGATAAAAACTCGATTTATTTCCCGATAA